A portion of the Cystobacter ferrugineus genome contains these proteins:
- a CDS encoding S1 RNA-binding domain-containing protein encodes MSDEKNGSVGSGGGDGAGGFGPKKPKATFGDVMLGIPAGRGGEREERGGRGDKDRRSDRPRGEREAAAPKPTGEAGSKPQGAPREERRPRGERGGRGGGGGGERQQGPMVVVKRASGAVETRGPVTPAPAASSEPAAETAPEASAAPAPAPVTPKAPVVPAPTSALYEEVPEDKSFAEMFEAQQKDGGVPGRRSVRVGEKVTGTIFQLGADTAFVTLSNAKSEAMIELRELKDDEGVLRYGVGDTIEAHVIEAGARGILLSRALAKGSANMAMLAEARSSGMPVEGLVLSVNKGGVEVAIGDVRAFCPISQLDIRFVEKPDAFIGEKLTFRVTEVRDRNVVLSRRSLLEDEQKQLAAKTRQTLEVGKVVKGKVTGVRDFGAFVDLGGVEGMIPVSEMSYMRVAHPSDVVKQGDEVEVEILRMEPGQPNSPDKSKQKERITLSMRARQEDPFKTALAEIKEGDRLQGKVVRLQPFGAFVELRPGVDGLVHISALSERRIAHPRDAVKEGEVIWVQVEKIDANDKRIGLRRISEEEAQRPAEERPAAAAPEEKKPAEPAAPRPKVGQVVVGKVDRIEPYGVFLAFPGGKGLIPASETGTERGTDLRKKFSLGQELKVALVDIDASGKIRLSITAAERAEERAEVEAWTKTQQPVGGGKKGLGTFADLFKQKLGK; translated from the coding sequence GTGAGCGACGAGAAGAACGGTTCCGTGGGTTCTGGTGGCGGCGATGGGGCTGGGGGCTTTGGCCCCAAGAAGCCCAAGGCCACCTTTGGTGACGTGATGCTCGGCATTCCCGCGGGTCGTGGCGGCGAGCGCGAGGAGCGCGGTGGTCGCGGCGACAAGGACCGCCGTTCGGATCGCCCGCGTGGCGAGCGCGAGGCCGCTGCCCCCAAGCCCACGGGCGAGGCGGGAAGCAAGCCCCAGGGGGCGCCCCGCGAGGAGCGCCGTCCGCGCGGTGAGCGGGGTGGCCGCGGCGGTGGCGGCGGTGGTGAGCGCCAGCAGGGCCCCATGGTGGTGGTCAAGCGCGCCTCGGGCGCGGTGGAGACGCGCGGACCGGTGACCCCGGCCCCGGCGGCTTCGTCCGAGCCCGCCGCCGAGACGGCCCCCGAGGCCTCGGCCGCTCCGGCGCCGGCCCCCGTGACGCCCAAGGCGCCCGTGGTGCCCGCGCCCACCAGCGCGCTCTACGAGGAGGTCCCCGAGGACAAGTCCTTCGCGGAGATGTTCGAGGCGCAGCAGAAGGATGGCGGCGTGCCGGGCCGGCGCTCGGTGCGCGTGGGCGAGAAGGTCACCGGCACCATCTTCCAGCTCGGCGCGGACACGGCCTTCGTGACGCTGTCCAACGCCAAGAGCGAGGCGATGATCGAGCTGCGCGAGCTCAAGGACGACGAGGGCGTCCTGCGCTACGGCGTGGGCGACACCATCGAGGCGCACGTCATCGAGGCGGGCGCCCGGGGCATCCTGCTCAGCCGCGCGCTGGCCAAGGGCAGCGCCAACATGGCCATGCTCGCCGAGGCCCGCTCCTCCGGCATGCCGGTGGAGGGCCTGGTGCTCAGCGTGAACAAGGGCGGCGTGGAGGTGGCGATCGGCGACGTGCGCGCCTTCTGCCCCATCAGCCAGCTCGACATCCGCTTCGTGGAGAAGCCGGACGCCTTCATCGGCGAGAAGCTCACCTTCCGCGTCACCGAGGTGCGTGACCGCAACGTGGTGCTCTCGCGCCGCTCGCTGCTCGAGGACGAGCAGAAGCAGCTCGCCGCCAAGACGCGCCAGACGCTGGAAGTGGGCAAGGTCGTCAAGGGCAAGGTCACCGGCGTGCGTGACTTCGGCGCCTTCGTGGACCTGGGCGGCGTGGAGGGGATGATTCCCGTCTCCGAGATGTCCTACATGCGCGTGGCCCACCCGAGCGACGTGGTGAAGCAGGGCGACGAGGTGGAGGTGGAGATCCTCCGCATGGAGCCCGGCCAGCCCAACTCGCCGGACAAGTCCAAGCAGAAGGAGCGCATCACGCTCTCCATGCGCGCCCGTCAGGAGGATCCCTTCAAGACGGCGCTCGCGGAGATCAAGGAAGGCGACCGGCTGCAGGGCAAGGTGGTGCGGTTGCAGCCCTTCGGCGCCTTCGTGGAGCTGCGCCCGGGCGTGGATGGCCTCGTGCACATCTCCGCGCTGTCCGAGCGCCGCATCGCGCACCCGCGCGACGCCGTGAAGGAGGGCGAGGTCATCTGGGTGCAGGTGGAGAAGATCGACGCGAACGACAAGCGCATCGGTCTGCGCCGCATCTCCGAGGAGGAGGCCCAGCGCCCCGCCGAGGAGCGCCCGGCGGCCGCCGCCCCCGAGGAGAAGAAGCCGGCCGAGCCCGCGGCGCCGCGCCCCAAGGTGGGCCAGGTGGTGGTGGGCAAGGTGGATCGCATCGAGCCCTACGGCGTGTTCCTCGCGTTCCCGGGCGGCAAGGGGCTCATCCCCGCCTCCGAGACGGGCACCGAGCGCGGCACGGACCTGCGCAAGAAGTTCTCGCTCGGCCAGGAGCTGAAGGTGGCCCTGGTGGACATCGACGCCTCCGGGAAGATCCGCCTGTCCATCACCGCCGCCGAGCGCGCCGAGGAGCGCGCCGAGGTCGAGGCCTGGACCAAGACCCAGCAGCCCGTGGGTGGTGGCAAGAAGGGGCTCGGTACGTTCGCCGACCTCTTCAAGCAGAAGCTGGGCAAGTAG
- a CDS encoding 2OG-Fe(II) oxygenase: MSEYVTHRGALPREALESLRGALLSSRFVARSPLMGTFQGSRGFALIFTEAGRATLEERFPFLRDYLAQVLEPRSWRGLLPWRERLLGPRPERRRPNAFYLNLLLLEAGRGVGRHIDATLQEPAGVPGATPEHVSVLYLNVPEGAKGGALVLSRGQLALGEVRPRPGMLVHFRGDLTHEVRPFTGGPESALRASLVCEQYAFAPEALARLPAFRIQSKAGFSAYLEEHRARGS, encoded by the coding sequence GTGAGCGAGTACGTCACCCATCGAGGCGCCCTGCCAAGGGAGGCGCTGGAGTCCCTGCGCGGTGCCCTCCTCTCCTCGCGCTTCGTGGCGAGGAGCCCCCTGATGGGCACCTTCCAGGGCAGCCGCGGCTTCGCCCTCATCTTCACGGAGGCGGGACGGGCCACGCTCGAGGAGCGCTTCCCCTTCCTGCGCGACTACCTGGCCCAGGTGCTGGAGCCCCGGAGTTGGAGGGGGCTCCTGCCGTGGCGCGAGCGGCTGCTCGGCCCCAGGCCCGAGCGGCGCCGCCCCAATGCCTTCTACCTGAACCTGCTACTGCTCGAGGCGGGCCGGGGCGTGGGCCGGCACATCGACGCGACCCTGCAGGAGCCCGCCGGTGTACCGGGCGCGACGCCCGAGCACGTGAGCGTGCTCTACCTGAACGTGCCCGAGGGCGCGAAGGGAGGCGCGCTGGTGCTCTCCCGGGGACAGCTCGCGCTGGGCGAGGTGCGTCCGCGGCCGGGCATGCTGGTGCACTTCCGGGGCGACCTGACGCACGAAGTGAGGCCCTTCACCGGCGGCCCCGAGAGCGCGCTGCGAGCGAGCCTCGTGTGCGAGCAATACGCGTTCGCCCCCGAAGCGCTGGCGCGGCTGCCCGCCTTCCGCATCCAATCCAAGGCGGGCTTCTCCGCGTACCTGGAGGAGCACCGCGCCCGCGGGAGCTGA
- a CDS encoding M48 family metallopeptidase, with protein MRSVSRSTRRPPPLSMNDHAIQRKVLAFLLLLPLGVMLYPALQFFRVTESERDLVRLPQRLEQLRHLPATGESGRAAEMKRKVTESRANKLEQELRFLEAQSGSLMLRRALSITALLGAFGAFVMGLGIVLKIRADSRRAHLSFDYLLEHLGASFDAVSRMLLGHIGLMLAALTATALYEVAWTYTHWATHGFVALVFTLPWWGASWCTAWLFFRARRELAPLEDSSVDVLGRVQTRDDAPGLWRWIDGIARKLDVPRPDHIVVGLVQGFFVTSTPVRVEPQQLLLSGRTLYIPMTFASVLSQAETAAIIGHELGHFSHQDTDHGARLSPLYQRMRQKIAVLVQQDEDKPSWFNRPAIWASVYYLDQFDRAYLHWSRQQELAADQIGARVGGPVVCASALIRVTAVSEVIEQLLADPRLRGGNLIQALKERLQRTELTLTKETLEHTIAHPVDTHPPTRTRLEALVTSLDEELLRRATRRLGEAETTWFSRMLASRSQAA; from the coding sequence ATGCGCTCCGTCTCCAGGTCCACGAGGCGGCCCCCTCCTCTGTCCATGAACGACCACGCCATACAACGCAAAGTCCTCGCCTTCCTGCTGCTGCTCCCGCTCGGCGTGATGCTCTACCCCGCGTTGCAGTTCTTCCGGGTGACGGAGAGCGAGCGGGATCTGGTGCGGCTGCCACAGCGGCTGGAGCAACTGCGTCACCTGCCCGCCACTGGCGAGAGCGGCCGTGCGGCGGAGATGAAGCGGAAGGTGACGGAGTCGCGCGCCAACAAGCTCGAGCAGGAGCTGCGCTTTCTCGAGGCTCAGTCAGGTAGCCTGATGCTGCGCCGCGCGCTGTCGATCACCGCGCTGCTCGGCGCGTTCGGCGCTTTCGTGATGGGCCTGGGGATCGTGCTGAAGATCCGCGCCGACAGCCGCCGCGCGCACCTCTCGTTCGATTATCTGCTGGAGCATCTGGGAGCGAGCTTCGATGCGGTGTCGCGGATGCTGTTGGGGCACATCGGTCTGATGCTGGCGGCGCTCACCGCCACCGCGCTGTACGAGGTGGCCTGGACGTATACCCACTGGGCCACCCACGGTTTCGTGGCGCTGGTGTTCACCTTGCCGTGGTGGGGCGCGAGCTGGTGCACCGCCTGGCTGTTCTTCCGCGCCCGCCGCGAGCTGGCGCCGTTGGAAGACTCGAGCGTGGACGTGCTCGGCCGGGTGCAGACGCGCGACGATGCGCCGGGGCTGTGGCGGTGGATCGACGGGATCGCCAGAAAGCTCGATGTGCCGCGGCCGGACCATATCGTGGTCGGCCTGGTCCAGGGCTTCTTCGTCACCAGCACGCCGGTACGGGTCGAGCCGCAGCAGCTCCTGCTGAGTGGCCGCACGCTGTATATCCCCATGACCTTCGCCAGTGTGCTGAGCCAGGCCGAGACGGCCGCGATCATCGGCCACGAGCTCGGGCATTTCTCGCACCAGGACACCGACCATGGCGCACGGCTGTCGCCGCTGTACCAGCGCATGCGGCAGAAGATCGCCGTGCTGGTGCAACAGGACGAGGACAAACCGAGCTGGTTCAACCGTCCCGCCATCTGGGCCTCGGTGTATTACCTCGACCAGTTCGACCGCGCCTACCTCCACTGGAGCCGCCAGCAGGAGCTGGCCGCCGATCAGATCGGCGCGCGCGTCGGGGGCCCTGTCGTGTGTGCCTCGGCGCTCATCCGGGTCACCGCGGTGTCCGAGGTGATCGAGCAGCTGTTGGCCGATCCGCGACTGCGGGGTGGCAACCTGATTCAGGCCCTGAAGGAACGGCTCCAGCGGACCGAGCTGACACTCACGAAAGAGACGCTCGAACACACCATCGCCCACCCGGTCGATACCCATCCCCCGACCCGTACGCGGCTCGAGGCTCTCGTCACCTCGCTCGATGAGGAGCTGCTGCGGCGAGCCACTCGCAGACTCGGCGAGGCGGAGACCACCTGGTTCTCGCGAATGCTGGCCAGCCGCTCCCAGGCCGCCTGA